One genomic window of Myxocyprinus asiaticus isolate MX2 ecotype Aquarium Trade chromosome 5, UBuf_Myxa_2, whole genome shotgun sequence includes the following:
- the LOC127441375 gene encoding ras GTPase-activating protein nGAP-like isoform X12 yields MGNSCDREASAERSPRRRSISGLDSSEKNISLDGPNSSPFKVPGFLSKRLKGSIKRTKSQSKLDRNTSFRLPSLRPTENDRSRALPKLKESCSHESLLSPGSAAEALDLSIEEDVYIKPLHSSILGQNFCFEVAYSGGSKCFSCSSAAERDKWMENLKRTLQPNKDNCRRADNVLRLWIIEAKDFPPKKKYFCELCLDDVLFARTTSKTRSDCLFWGEYFEFSSLPSVKSITVHIYRDVDKKKKKDKNNYVGLVNIPVQGVMGRQFVEKWYPVSTPTTSKTKGGGPSIRIKSRFQTISILPMEQYKEFAEFVTNNYTMLCSVLEPIISVKNKEEVASALVHILQSTGRAKDFLTDLVMSEVDRCADHDVLIFRENTLATKAIEEYLKVVGQKYLHDALGEFIKALYESDENCEVDPSKCSNSELQEHQSNLKMCCELAFCKIINSYCVFPRELKEVFASWKQQCHARGKQDISQRLISASLFLRFLCPAIMSPSLFSLMQEYPDDRTSRTLTLIAKVIQNLANFAKFGNKEEYMAFMNDFLEHEWAGMTRFLLEISNLETISNTPGFEGYIDLGRELSVLHSLLWEVVSQLDKGDNSFLQATVAKLGPLPRILGDITRSLSSPTPVQQQLRRFQDHSSAHDISGSVSSGLQRIFEDPADSEIRSIKSPVQEHMEVLARGKHPFLGQQSSAHSMSFSDKEERDSPLPNGRSISLMDLQDSYLAQGHPAPTSLHEAPPRLGQVGSQTSIGPLPPPHQYQPAIHPKVPQLRDNLPQSAPQVRRPLHNSLSQQRSLQPLSFQNPVYHLSNLHAQSTHSTQCTHSVQFLQPDSSSENLSTGSSRSASPSASGRCATPRARMPSISSVEEELNHKSIQGQETPPLTARWHPPLADSHSGAQVVAVPRQSSTGTAHIVKVEQQSRGAGLAAGNAGARTPRSLPHSTSLHSSSSINTEPMQHSGDRSKQQSTCSRNSSVPGGRGNKQVQSPVESVTLSPVERTAAWVMNNGQYEDEEEEGQSKEDDKHVEKYEQEISKLKERLRASSRRLEEYERRLLAQEQQMQKLLLEYKSRLEESEDRLRRQQEEKDSQMKSIICRLMTVEDELKRDHAEMQAVIDAKQKIIDAQEKRISSLDAANSRLMSALTQVKERYSMHNLRNGLSPTNPTKLSITENGEFKNSSC; encoded by the exons ATGGGCAACAGCTGTGATAGAG AAGCGTCTGCGGAGCGCTCTCCCAGGCGGAGGAGCATATCGGGGCTGGACAGCTCGGAGAAGAACATCTCCCTGGATGGCCCCAACTCCTCGCCCTTCAAAGTGCCT GGTTTCTTAAGTAAACGACTGAAAGGATCCATCAAAAGGACGAAGAGTCAGTCAAAGCTTGACCGCAACACAAGCTTTAGACTACCATCACTGCGACCAACAGAAAACGACAG GTCACGAGCCCTGCCTAAACTGAAGGAGTCGTGTTCCCATGAGTCTTTGCTGAGTCCAGGCAGTGCTGCTGAAGCTCTTGATCTGAGTATAGAGGAGGATGTCTACATCAAACCCCTACACAGCAGCATTCTAGGACAGAACTTTTGCTTTGAG GTGGCATACTCGGGTGGAAGTAAGTGTTTTAGCTGTTCCTCAGCTGCTGAACGAGACAAATGGATGGAGAACCTCAAGAGAACTTTGCAGCCTAATAAG GACAACTGTCGGCGGGCTGATAACGTCCTTCGCCTTTGGATAATCGAGGCTAAAGACTTTCCCCCGAAAAAGAAGTATTTCTGTGAGTTGTGTCTGGATGACGTTCTGTTTGCTCGCACCACCAGCAAAACCCGCTCTGACTGCCTGTTCTGGGGGGAGTACTTTGAGTTCTCCAGCCTTCCTTCGGTCAAGAGCATCACTGTGCACATCTACCGTGATGTagataagaagaagaaaaaggacAAGAACAACTATGTAGGTCtggtgaatatccccgtgcaggGAGTGATGGGAAGgcagtttgtggagaaatggTATCCTGTCAGCACCCCCACCACCAGCAAAACCAAAGGTGGAGGCCCCTCAATCCGCATCAAATCTCGTTTCCAAACCATCTCCATCCTACCCATGGAGCAGTACAAGGAGTTTGCCGAGTTTGTGACCAATAACTATACCATGTTGTGCTCTGTGCTAGAGCCCATCATTAGTGTGAAGAACAAAGAGGAGGTGGCGAGTGCGCTTGTTCACATACTGCAGAGCACAGGAAGGGCAAAG GACTTCCTGACGGATCTAGTGATGTCAGAGGTGGATCGCTGTGCTGACCATGACGTGCTGATCTTTAGGGAGAACACGCTAGCCACCAAAGCCATAGAAGAATACCTAAAAGTGGTGGGACAGAAGTACCTACATGATGCACTAG GAGAATTTATTAAAGCGCTGTATGAGTCAGATGAGAATTGTGAAGTGGATCCATCTAAGTGCTCCAACAGTGAGCTGCAAGAACACCAGAGTAACCTGAAGATGTGCTGTGAGCTGGCCTTCTGCAAGATTATCAACTCTTACTG TGTTTTTCCCCGGGAGCTGAAGGAGGTGTTTGCATCATGGAAGCAACAGTGTCATGCTCGAGGGAAGCAGGACATCAGTCAGCGTCTGATTAGCGCATCGCTCTTCCTGCGTTTCCTCTGTCCTGCCATCATGTCCCCATCCCTCTTCAGTCTCATGCAGGAATATCCAGACGACCGCACCTCGCGAACACTCACCCTCATCGCTAAAGTCATCCAGAATCTTGCTAACTTTGCCAA ATTTGGGAACAAAGAGGAGTACATGGCCTTCATGAATGACTTTCTGGAGCACGAGTGGGCTGGTATGACTCGTTTCTTACTGGAGATCTCTAATCTCGAGACCATCTCCAACACCCCAGGCTTTGAGGGCTACATTGACCTGGGCCGCGAGCTGTCAGTGCTGCACTCGCTATTGTGGGAGGTGGTGTCTCAACTGGACAAG GGTGACAATTCCTTCCTGCAGGCAACAGTGGCCAAATTGGGGCCCCTGCCGCGAATCCTTGGCGATATCACCCGCTCACTCTCTAGCCCCACCCCTGTCCAGCAGCAGCTCAGGCGCTTCCAGGACCATAGCTCCGCTCACGACATCAGTGGAAGTGTTTCCTCAGGACTGCAAAGAATATTCGAAGATCCAGCAGACAG TGAAATTAGGAGCATCAAATCCCCTGTCCAGGAGCACATGGAGGTCTTAGCCAGAGGAAAGCATCCCTTTTTGGGCCAGCAGTCCTCTGCGCACAGCATGAGCTTCTCTGACAAAGAGGAGCGAGACAGTCCCCTCCCTAATGGACGCAGCATATCTTTAATGGACCTCCAGGACTCTTACCTTGCACAGGGCCATCCAGCACCCACCTCTCTCCATGAAGCCCCACCAAGGTTAGGACAGGTGGGCTCTCAAACATCCATTGGTCCTCTGCCTCCTCCACACCAATACCAGCCTGCAATCCATCCAAAAGTCCCCCAGCTACGGGACAACTTGCCTCAGAGTGCTCCCCAGGTGCGCCGTCCTCTCCACAATTCCCTTAGCCAGCAGCGCAGCCTACAGCCGCTCTCATTCCAGAACCCCGTGTACCACCTCAGCAACCTGCATGCACAATCCACGCACTCGACTCAGTGTACACATTCCGTCCAATTCCTGCAGCCAGACTCTAGCTCAGAGAACCTGAGCACAGGCAGCTCTCGTAGCGCCAGCCCCAGCGCATCAGGGCGGTGTGCCACCCCCAGGGCCAGGATGCCCTCTATCAGCAGCGTGGAGGAGGAACTTAACCACAAAAGCATTCAAGGGCAGGAGACTCCTCCTCTTACAGCACGTTGGCACCCGCCCCTGGCAGACTCGCACTCTGGAGCACAGGTTGTGGCAGTGCCAAGGCAAAGTAGCACAGGCACGGCACATATTGTGAAAGTAGAGCAGCAGAGTCGTGGAGCAGGGTTGGCGGCAGGGAATGCGGGAGCGAGAACCCCTAGATCTCTTCCTCACAGCACCTCCCTGCATAGTAGCAGCAGCATCAACACTGAACCAATGCAGCACAGTGGAGACAGATCCAAACAGCAGTCCACGTGCTCCAGAAACAGCTCGGTACCTGGAGGGCGAGGTAACAAACAG GTCCAGTCCCCTGTAGAATCGGTCACCTTGTCCCCAGTGGAGAGAACGGCAGCATGGGTCATGAATAATGGCCAGTATGAGGATGAAGAAGAGGAAGGCCAAAGCAAAGAGGATGACAAACATGTAGAGAAG TATGAACAGGAGATCTCGAAGCTGAAGGAGCGTCTGAGGGCGTCTAGCCGGCGACTGGAGGAGTATGAGAGACGGCTACTGGCACAGGAGCAGCAGATGCAGAAGCTGCTCTTGGAATACAAGTCTCGATTGGAGGAGAGTGAGGACCGTCTGCGCAGACAGCAGGAAGAGAAAGACAGCCAGATGAAGAGTATTATCTGCAG
- the LOC127441375 gene encoding ras GTPase-activating protein nGAP-like isoform X11 codes for MGNSCDRAEASAERSPRRRSISGLDSSEKNISLDGPNSSPFKVPGFLSKRLKGSIKRTKSQSKLDRNTSFRLPSLRPTENDRSRALPKLKESCSHESLLSPGSAAEALDLSIEEDVYIKPLHSSILGQNFCFEVAYSGGSKCFSCSSAAERDKWMENLKRTLQPNKDNCRRADNVLRLWIIEAKDFPPKKKYFCELCLDDVLFARTTSKTRSDCLFWGEYFEFSSLPSVKSITVHIYRDVDKKKKKDKNNYVGLVNIPVQGVMGRQFVEKWYPVSTPTTSKTKGGGPSIRIKSRFQTISILPMEQYKEFAEFVTNNYTMLCSVLEPIISVKNKEEVASALVHILQSTGRAKDFLTDLVMSEVDRCADHDVLIFRENTLATKAIEEYLKVVGQKYLHDALGEFIKALYESDENCEVDPSKCSNSELQEHQSNLKMCCELAFCKIINSYCVFPRELKEVFASWKQQCHARGKQDISQRLISASLFLRFLCPAIMSPSLFSLMQEYPDDRTSRTLTLIAKVIQNLANFAKFGNKEEYMAFMNDFLEHEWAGMTRFLLEISNLETISNTPGFEGYIDLGRELSVLHSLLWEVVSQLDKGDNSFLQATVAKLGPLPRILGDITRSLSSPTPVQQQLRRFQDHSSAHDISGSVSSGLQRIFEDPADSEIRSIKSPVQEHMEVLARGKHPFLGQQSSAHSMSFSDKEERDSPLPNGRSISLMDLQDSYLAQGHPAPTSLHEAPPRLGQVGSQTSIGPLPPPHQYQPAIHPKVPQLRDNLPQSAPQVRRPLHNSLSQQRSLQPLSFQNPVYHLSNLHAQSTHSTQCTHSVQFLQPDSSSENLSTGSSRSASPSASGRCATPRARMPSISSVEEELNHKSIQGQETPPLTARWHPPLADSHSGAQVVAVPRQSSTGTAHIVKVEQQSRGAGLAAGNAGARTPRSLPHSTSLHSSSSINTEPMQHSGDRSKQQSTCSRNSSVPGGRGNKQVQSPVESVTLSPVERTAAWVMNNGQYEDEEEEGQSKEDDKHVEKYEQEISKLKERLRASSRRLEEYERRLLAQEQQMQKLLLEYKSRLEESEDRLRRQQEEKDSQMKSIICRLMTVEDELKRDHAEMQAVIDAKQKIIDAQEKRISSLDAANSRLMSALTQVKERYSMHNLRNGLSPTNPTKLSITENGEFKNSSC; via the exons ATGGGCAACAGCTGTGATAGAG CAGAAGCGTCTGCGGAGCGCTCTCCCAGGCGGAGGAGCATATCGGGGCTGGACAGCTCGGAGAAGAACATCTCCCTGGATGGCCCCAACTCCTCGCCCTTCAAAGTGCCT GGTTTCTTAAGTAAACGACTGAAAGGATCCATCAAAAGGACGAAGAGTCAGTCAAAGCTTGACCGCAACACAAGCTTTAGACTACCATCACTGCGACCAACAGAAAACGACAG GTCACGAGCCCTGCCTAAACTGAAGGAGTCGTGTTCCCATGAGTCTTTGCTGAGTCCAGGCAGTGCTGCTGAAGCTCTTGATCTGAGTATAGAGGAGGATGTCTACATCAAACCCCTACACAGCAGCATTCTAGGACAGAACTTTTGCTTTGAG GTGGCATACTCGGGTGGAAGTAAGTGTTTTAGCTGTTCCTCAGCTGCTGAACGAGACAAATGGATGGAGAACCTCAAGAGAACTTTGCAGCCTAATAAG GACAACTGTCGGCGGGCTGATAACGTCCTTCGCCTTTGGATAATCGAGGCTAAAGACTTTCCCCCGAAAAAGAAGTATTTCTGTGAGTTGTGTCTGGATGACGTTCTGTTTGCTCGCACCACCAGCAAAACCCGCTCTGACTGCCTGTTCTGGGGGGAGTACTTTGAGTTCTCCAGCCTTCCTTCGGTCAAGAGCATCACTGTGCACATCTACCGTGATGTagataagaagaagaaaaaggacAAGAACAACTATGTAGGTCtggtgaatatccccgtgcaggGAGTGATGGGAAGgcagtttgtggagaaatggTATCCTGTCAGCACCCCCACCACCAGCAAAACCAAAGGTGGAGGCCCCTCAATCCGCATCAAATCTCGTTTCCAAACCATCTCCATCCTACCCATGGAGCAGTACAAGGAGTTTGCCGAGTTTGTGACCAATAACTATACCATGTTGTGCTCTGTGCTAGAGCCCATCATTAGTGTGAAGAACAAAGAGGAGGTGGCGAGTGCGCTTGTTCACATACTGCAGAGCACAGGAAGGGCAAAG GACTTCCTGACGGATCTAGTGATGTCAGAGGTGGATCGCTGTGCTGACCATGACGTGCTGATCTTTAGGGAGAACACGCTAGCCACCAAAGCCATAGAAGAATACCTAAAAGTGGTGGGACAGAAGTACCTACATGATGCACTAG GAGAATTTATTAAAGCGCTGTATGAGTCAGATGAGAATTGTGAAGTGGATCCATCTAAGTGCTCCAACAGTGAGCTGCAAGAACACCAGAGTAACCTGAAGATGTGCTGTGAGCTGGCCTTCTGCAAGATTATCAACTCTTACTG TGTTTTTCCCCGGGAGCTGAAGGAGGTGTTTGCATCATGGAAGCAACAGTGTCATGCTCGAGGGAAGCAGGACATCAGTCAGCGTCTGATTAGCGCATCGCTCTTCCTGCGTTTCCTCTGTCCTGCCATCATGTCCCCATCCCTCTTCAGTCTCATGCAGGAATATCCAGACGACCGCACCTCGCGAACACTCACCCTCATCGCTAAAGTCATCCAGAATCTTGCTAACTTTGCCAA ATTTGGGAACAAAGAGGAGTACATGGCCTTCATGAATGACTTTCTGGAGCACGAGTGGGCTGGTATGACTCGTTTCTTACTGGAGATCTCTAATCTCGAGACCATCTCCAACACCCCAGGCTTTGAGGGCTACATTGACCTGGGCCGCGAGCTGTCAGTGCTGCACTCGCTATTGTGGGAGGTGGTGTCTCAACTGGACAAG GGTGACAATTCCTTCCTGCAGGCAACAGTGGCCAAATTGGGGCCCCTGCCGCGAATCCTTGGCGATATCACCCGCTCACTCTCTAGCCCCACCCCTGTCCAGCAGCAGCTCAGGCGCTTCCAGGACCATAGCTCCGCTCACGACATCAGTGGAAGTGTTTCCTCAGGACTGCAAAGAATATTCGAAGATCCAGCAGACAG TGAAATTAGGAGCATCAAATCCCCTGTCCAGGAGCACATGGAGGTCTTAGCCAGAGGAAAGCATCCCTTTTTGGGCCAGCAGTCCTCTGCGCACAGCATGAGCTTCTCTGACAAAGAGGAGCGAGACAGTCCCCTCCCTAATGGACGCAGCATATCTTTAATGGACCTCCAGGACTCTTACCTTGCACAGGGCCATCCAGCACCCACCTCTCTCCATGAAGCCCCACCAAGGTTAGGACAGGTGGGCTCTCAAACATCCATTGGTCCTCTGCCTCCTCCACACCAATACCAGCCTGCAATCCATCCAAAAGTCCCCCAGCTACGGGACAACTTGCCTCAGAGTGCTCCCCAGGTGCGCCGTCCTCTCCACAATTCCCTTAGCCAGCAGCGCAGCCTACAGCCGCTCTCATTCCAGAACCCCGTGTACCACCTCAGCAACCTGCATGCACAATCCACGCACTCGACTCAGTGTACACATTCCGTCCAATTCCTGCAGCCAGACTCTAGCTCAGAGAACCTGAGCACAGGCAGCTCTCGTAGCGCCAGCCCCAGCGCATCAGGGCGGTGTGCCACCCCCAGGGCCAGGATGCCCTCTATCAGCAGCGTGGAGGAGGAACTTAACCACAAAAGCATTCAAGGGCAGGAGACTCCTCCTCTTACAGCACGTTGGCACCCGCCCCTGGCAGACTCGCACTCTGGAGCACAGGTTGTGGCAGTGCCAAGGCAAAGTAGCACAGGCACGGCACATATTGTGAAAGTAGAGCAGCAGAGTCGTGGAGCAGGGTTGGCGGCAGGGAATGCGGGAGCGAGAACCCCTAGATCTCTTCCTCACAGCACCTCCCTGCATAGTAGCAGCAGCATCAACACTGAACCAATGCAGCACAGTGGAGACAGATCCAAACAGCAGTCCACGTGCTCCAGAAACAGCTCGGTACCTGGAGGGCGAGGTAACAAACAG GTCCAGTCCCCTGTAGAATCGGTCACCTTGTCCCCAGTGGAGAGAACGGCAGCATGGGTCATGAATAATGGCCAGTATGAGGATGAAGAAGAGGAAGGCCAAAGCAAAGAGGATGACAAACATGTAGAGAAG TATGAACAGGAGATCTCGAAGCTGAAGGAGCGTCTGAGGGCGTCTAGCCGGCGACTGGAGGAGTATGAGAGACGGCTACTGGCACAGGAGCAGCAGATGCAGAAGCTGCTCTTGGAATACAAGTCTCGATTGGAGGAGAGTGAGGACCGTCTGCGCAGACAGCAGGAAGAGAAAGACAGCCAGATGAAGAGTATTATCTGCAG
- the LOC127441375 gene encoding ras GTPase-activating protein nGAP-like isoform X13, which translates to MDFIAEASAERSPRRRSISGLDSSEKNISLDGPNSSPFKVPGFLSKRLKGSIKRTKSQSKLDRNTSFRLPSLRPTENDRSRALPKLKESCSHESLLSPGSAAEALDLSIEEDVYIKPLHSSILGQNFCFEVAYSGGSKCFSCSSAAERDKWMENLKRTLQPNKDNCRRADNVLRLWIIEAKDFPPKKKYFCELCLDDVLFARTTSKTRSDCLFWGEYFEFSSLPSVKSITVHIYRDVDKKKKKDKNNYVGLVNIPVQGVMGRQFVEKWYPVSTPTTSKTKGGGPSIRIKSRFQTISILPMEQYKEFAEFVTNNYTMLCSVLEPIISVKNKEEVASALVHILQSTGRAKDFLTDLVMSEVDRCADHDVLIFRENTLATKAIEEYLKVVGQKYLHDALGEFIKALYESDENCEVDPSKCSNSELQEHQSNLKMCCELAFCKIINSYCVFPRELKEVFASWKQQCHARGKQDISQRLISASLFLRFLCPAIMSPSLFSLMQEYPDDRTSRTLTLIAKVIQNLANFAKFGNKEEYMAFMNDFLEHEWAGMTRFLLEISNLETISNTPGFEGYIDLGRELSVLHSLLWEVVSQLDKGDNSFLQATVAKLGPLPRILGDITRSLSSPTPVQQQLRRFQDHSSAHDISGSVSSGLQRIFEDPADSEIRSIKSPVQEHMEVLARGKHPFLGQQSSAHSMSFSDKEERDSPLPNGRSISLMDLQDSYLAQGHPAPTSLHEAPPRLGQVGSQTSIGPLPPPHQYQPAIHPKVPQLRDNLPQSAPQVRRPLHNSLSQQRSLQPLSFQNPVYHLSNLHAQSTHSTQCTHSVQFLQPDSSSENLSTGSSRSASPSASGRCATPRARMPSISSVEEELNHKSIQGQETPPLTARWHPPLADSHSGAQVVAVPRQSSTGTAHIVKVEQQSRGAGLAAGNAGARTPRSLPHSTSLHSSSSINTEPMQHSGDRSKQQSTCSRNSSVPGGRGNKQVQSPVESVTLSPVERTAAWVMNNGQYEDEEEEGQSKEDDKHVEKYEQEISKLKERLRASSRRLEEYERRLLAQEQQMQKLLLEYKSRLEESEDRLRRQQEEKDSQMKSIICRLMTVEDELKRDHAEMQAVIDAKQKIIDAQEKRISSLDAANSRLMSALTQVKERYSMHNLRNGLSPTNPTKLSITENGEFKNSSC; encoded by the exons CAGAAGCGTCTGCGGAGCGCTCTCCCAGGCGGAGGAGCATATCGGGGCTGGACAGCTCGGAGAAGAACATCTCCCTGGATGGCCCCAACTCCTCGCCCTTCAAAGTGCCT GGTTTCTTAAGTAAACGACTGAAAGGATCCATCAAAAGGACGAAGAGTCAGTCAAAGCTTGACCGCAACACAAGCTTTAGACTACCATCACTGCGACCAACAGAAAACGACAG GTCACGAGCCCTGCCTAAACTGAAGGAGTCGTGTTCCCATGAGTCTTTGCTGAGTCCAGGCAGTGCTGCTGAAGCTCTTGATCTGAGTATAGAGGAGGATGTCTACATCAAACCCCTACACAGCAGCATTCTAGGACAGAACTTTTGCTTTGAG GTGGCATACTCGGGTGGAAGTAAGTGTTTTAGCTGTTCCTCAGCTGCTGAACGAGACAAATGGATGGAGAACCTCAAGAGAACTTTGCAGCCTAATAAG GACAACTGTCGGCGGGCTGATAACGTCCTTCGCCTTTGGATAATCGAGGCTAAAGACTTTCCCCCGAAAAAGAAGTATTTCTGTGAGTTGTGTCTGGATGACGTTCTGTTTGCTCGCACCACCAGCAAAACCCGCTCTGACTGCCTGTTCTGGGGGGAGTACTTTGAGTTCTCCAGCCTTCCTTCGGTCAAGAGCATCACTGTGCACATCTACCGTGATGTagataagaagaagaaaaaggacAAGAACAACTATGTAGGTCtggtgaatatccccgtgcaggGAGTGATGGGAAGgcagtttgtggagaaatggTATCCTGTCAGCACCCCCACCACCAGCAAAACCAAAGGTGGAGGCCCCTCAATCCGCATCAAATCTCGTTTCCAAACCATCTCCATCCTACCCATGGAGCAGTACAAGGAGTTTGCCGAGTTTGTGACCAATAACTATACCATGTTGTGCTCTGTGCTAGAGCCCATCATTAGTGTGAAGAACAAAGAGGAGGTGGCGAGTGCGCTTGTTCACATACTGCAGAGCACAGGAAGGGCAAAG GACTTCCTGACGGATCTAGTGATGTCAGAGGTGGATCGCTGTGCTGACCATGACGTGCTGATCTTTAGGGAGAACACGCTAGCCACCAAAGCCATAGAAGAATACCTAAAAGTGGTGGGACAGAAGTACCTACATGATGCACTAG GAGAATTTATTAAAGCGCTGTATGAGTCAGATGAGAATTGTGAAGTGGATCCATCTAAGTGCTCCAACAGTGAGCTGCAAGAACACCAGAGTAACCTGAAGATGTGCTGTGAGCTGGCCTTCTGCAAGATTATCAACTCTTACTG TGTTTTTCCCCGGGAGCTGAAGGAGGTGTTTGCATCATGGAAGCAACAGTGTCATGCTCGAGGGAAGCAGGACATCAGTCAGCGTCTGATTAGCGCATCGCTCTTCCTGCGTTTCCTCTGTCCTGCCATCATGTCCCCATCCCTCTTCAGTCTCATGCAGGAATATCCAGACGACCGCACCTCGCGAACACTCACCCTCATCGCTAAAGTCATCCAGAATCTTGCTAACTTTGCCAA ATTTGGGAACAAAGAGGAGTACATGGCCTTCATGAATGACTTTCTGGAGCACGAGTGGGCTGGTATGACTCGTTTCTTACTGGAGATCTCTAATCTCGAGACCATCTCCAACACCCCAGGCTTTGAGGGCTACATTGACCTGGGCCGCGAGCTGTCAGTGCTGCACTCGCTATTGTGGGAGGTGGTGTCTCAACTGGACAAG GGTGACAATTCCTTCCTGCAGGCAACAGTGGCCAAATTGGGGCCCCTGCCGCGAATCCTTGGCGATATCACCCGCTCACTCTCTAGCCCCACCCCTGTCCAGCAGCAGCTCAGGCGCTTCCAGGACCATAGCTCCGCTCACGACATCAGTGGAAGTGTTTCCTCAGGACTGCAAAGAATATTCGAAGATCCAGCAGACAG TGAAATTAGGAGCATCAAATCCCCTGTCCAGGAGCACATGGAGGTCTTAGCCAGAGGAAAGCATCCCTTTTTGGGCCAGCAGTCCTCTGCGCACAGCATGAGCTTCTCTGACAAAGAGGAGCGAGACAGTCCCCTCCCTAATGGACGCAGCATATCTTTAATGGACCTCCAGGACTCTTACCTTGCACAGGGCCATCCAGCACCCACCTCTCTCCATGAAGCCCCACCAAGGTTAGGACAGGTGGGCTCTCAAACATCCATTGGTCCTCTGCCTCCTCCACACCAATACCAGCCTGCAATCCATCCAAAAGTCCCCCAGCTACGGGACAACTTGCCTCAGAGTGCTCCCCAGGTGCGCCGTCCTCTCCACAATTCCCTTAGCCAGCAGCGCAGCCTACAGCCGCTCTCATTCCAGAACCCCGTGTACCACCTCAGCAACCTGCATGCACAATCCACGCACTCGACTCAGTGTACACATTCCGTCCAATTCCTGCAGCCAGACTCTAGCTCAGAGAACCTGAGCACAGGCAGCTCTCGTAGCGCCAGCCCCAGCGCATCAGGGCGGTGTGCCACCCCCAGGGCCAGGATGCCCTCTATCAGCAGCGTGGAGGAGGAACTTAACCACAAAAGCATTCAAGGGCAGGAGACTCCTCCTCTTACAGCACGTTGGCACCCGCCCCTGGCAGACTCGCACTCTGGAGCACAGGTTGTGGCAGTGCCAAGGCAAAGTAGCACAGGCACGGCACATATTGTGAAAGTAGAGCAGCAGAGTCGTGGAGCAGGGTTGGCGGCAGGGAATGCGGGAGCGAGAACCCCTAGATCTCTTCCTCACAGCACCTCCCTGCATAGTAGCAGCAGCATCAACACTGAACCAATGCAGCACAGTGGAGACAGATCCAAACAGCAGTCCACGTGCTCCAGAAACAGCTCGGTACCTGGAGGGCGAGGTAACAAACAG GTCCAGTCCCCTGTAGAATCGGTCACCTTGTCCCCAGTGGAGAGAACGGCAGCATGGGTCATGAATAATGGCCAGTATGAGGATGAAGAAGAGGAAGGCCAAAGCAAAGAGGATGACAAACATGTAGAGAAG TATGAACAGGAGATCTCGAAGCTGAAGGAGCGTCTGAGGGCGTCTAGCCGGCGACTGGAGGAGTATGAGAGACGGCTACTGGCACAGGAGCAGCAGATGCAGAAGCTGCTCTTGGAATACAAGTCTCGATTGGAGGAGAGTGAGGACCGTCTGCGCAGACAGCAGGAAGAGAAAGACAGCCAGATGAAGAGTATTATCTGCAG